One genomic region from Desulfovermiculus halophilus DSM 18834 encodes:
- a CDS encoding HD domain-containing protein: protein MIRKSLLQLIFSGSFMKRWNDKLRPVELWEVDKQAHKMITAWALYQENCAGGFGSQDELELGREVIEGGIFEYLYRLVITDIKPPVFYRIKANPEHYRQLTQWVLQQLQPRVQSLGPEFWARLQEYFTIPEPTGLARDILGAAHLYASQWEFHLIRGINPWDEELAEIETAFDRGLADYGHVQGVPQMLDQKRNSLGLFLRQCGQLRFQKRWSQTPRIPETSVLGHMFIVACYAYFFSLVNGSCPRMAQNNFFAGLFHDLPELLTRDIISPVKRSVAEIGDLIREYEEHEVQQRVLSLLQRGGYGHVAGRLHYFLGLAFGSEFVPTVNAGGEARNVSREELMDTCNRDDQDPKDGELLKVCDSLAAFIEAYTAMRNGITTDQLSQAVWRIRKDYNQFDLGNGLHIGSLLADFD, encoded by the coding sequence ATGATCCGCAAGAGTCTTTTGCAGCTGATATTTTCAGGTTCGTTCATGAAACGCTGGAACGACAAGCTGCGGCCTGTCGAGCTCTGGGAAGTGGATAAGCAGGCGCACAAGATGATTACCGCCTGGGCCCTGTACCAGGAGAATTGTGCCGGCGGCTTTGGGAGTCAAGATGAGCTGGAGCTGGGCCGGGAGGTGATTGAAGGAGGGATTTTCGAGTACCTGTACCGCTTGGTTATCACAGACATAAAGCCGCCGGTGTTCTACAGGATCAAGGCAAATCCAGAACACTACCGGCAGCTTACGCAATGGGTCCTCCAGCAGCTGCAGCCCAGGGTGCAGTCCCTTGGTCCGGAGTTTTGGGCCCGGCTGCAGGAGTACTTCACTATTCCGGAGCCCACGGGGCTGGCCCGGGATATCCTGGGAGCCGCTCATCTGTACGCCAGTCAATGGGAGTTTCATCTGATCCGGGGAATAAACCCATGGGATGAAGAGCTGGCGGAGATCGAGACCGCATTTGACCGGGGGTTGGCCGATTACGGCCATGTGCAGGGGGTGCCCCAGATGCTGGACCAAAAACGGAACTCCCTGGGGCTGTTTTTGCGCCAGTGCGGGCAGCTGCGGTTTCAGAAACGATGGTCCCAGACTCCGAGGATCCCTGAGACCTCTGTCCTGGGGCATATGTTCATTGTGGCCTGCTATGCGTATTTCTTCAGCCTGGTCAACGGATCGTGCCCCCGCATGGCCCAGAACAATTTTTTTGCCGGGCTGTTTCACGACCTGCCCGAGCTCTTGACCAGGGACATAATTTCCCCTGTCAAGCGCTCGGTGGCCGAGATCGGGGACTTGATCCGGGAATACGAGGAACATGAGGTTCAGCAGCGGGTGCTCAGCCTTCTGCAGCGCGGCGGCTATGGGCATGTGGCCGGGAGGCTGCATTATTTTCTGGGGCTGGCCTTTGGTTCGGAGTTCGTTCCCACAGTGAATGCCGGAGGAGAGGCCCGAAATGTGAGCAGAGAAGAGCTGATGGACACATGCAACAGGGATGATCAGGACCCCAAGGATGGTGAGCTGCTCAAGGTCTGTGACAGCCTGGCTGCATTCATCGAGGCCTATACCGCCATGCGCAACGGGATTACCACGGACCAGCTCAGTCAGGCTGTTTGGAGGATCCGCAAGGACTACAACCAGTTCGATCTGGGCAACGGCTTGCATATAGGCAGTCTGCTGGCTGATTTTGACTAG
- the mraZ gene encoding division/cell wall cluster transcriptional repressor MraZ, with protein MKFWGHSIRNIDSKGRLMLPPDFRDVIQDGDAPGQVMLTRFDACVYGYAQPDWDQIVDSFQHLNLARPDMRRFQRFFLGGAMQVPLDKQGRILVPPHLRKYAALDKEVVLAGSGRRFEIWNLERYEREMDDFDSSADQIMTELTESGYELRL; from the coding sequence GTGAAGTTCTGGGGCCATTCCATCCGCAATATCGACAGCAAGGGGCGGCTGATGCTCCCACCCGACTTTCGGGATGTGATCCAGGATGGAGATGCCCCGGGACAGGTCATGCTTACCCGTTTTGATGCCTGTGTCTACGGATACGCCCAGCCGGACTGGGACCAGATAGTGGATAGCTTTCAGCATCTTAATCTGGCCCGACCCGACATGCGCAGGTTCCAGCGGTTCTTCCTGGGAGGAGCCATGCAGGTCCCCTTGGATAAGCAGGGGCGGATCCTTGTTCCCCCGCACTTGCGCAAATACGCGGCCCTGGATAAGGAAGTCGTCCTGGCCGGAAGCGGACGGCGGTTCGAGATATGGAATCTGGAGCGGTATGAGCGGGAAATGGACGATTTCGATTCCAGTGCAGACCAGATCATGACTGAATTGACCGAAAGCGGGTACGAGCTCAGGCTTTAG
- the rsmH gene encoding 16S rRNA (cytosine(1402)-N(4))-methyltransferase RsmH, with product MSEEQVYSHVPVMAREVVDWIAPGPEGRYVDATVGLGGHTLALLRAGAGRVLALDRDASALTEARRTLEQASCLARAALYQARYKDIKQVLDALGWDKVQGLVLDAGVSSLQLNDSSRGFSFVHDGPLDMRMDREEGWSARDVVNSAREEELRKIIAEYGQEPMAGRIARRIVQERQKGRITSTGRLADIVSMAYPRPRRAKSRNHPATKTFQALRIAVNRELEDLQAVMDSIPDILAPGGRAVVITFHSLEDAIVKHTFRRQAKGCVCPIEQPVCTCEPRPRVRVLTKKPLLPAGEERERNPRSRSAKMRVAEALG from the coding sequence GTGAGCGAGGAACAGGTGTACTCCCATGTTCCGGTGATGGCCCGGGAGGTTGTTGACTGGATTGCCCCCGGTCCCGAGGGGCGGTACGTGGACGCGACCGTCGGGCTTGGCGGGCACACTCTGGCCCTGCTTCGGGCCGGAGCGGGCAGGGTCTTGGCCCTGGACCGGGACGCATCTGCGCTGACAGAGGCCCGCAGGACTCTGGAGCAGGCCAGCTGCCTGGCCCGGGCGGCGCTTTATCAGGCCAGATACAAGGACATTAAGCAGGTGTTGGATGCCTTGGGCTGGGACAAGGTCCAGGGCCTGGTTTTAGACGCCGGGGTTTCTTCCCTGCAACTCAACGACAGCAGTCGAGGTTTCAGCTTTGTCCATGACGGTCCTCTGGATATGCGCATGGACCGGGAAGAGGGATGGAGTGCCCGGGATGTGGTCAACTCCGCCCGGGAAGAGGAGTTGCGGAAAATCATCGCCGAATACGGACAGGAGCCGATGGCCGGGCGGATCGCCAGGCGGATCGTTCAGGAGCGGCAAAAGGGCCGGATTACAAGCACTGGCCGGTTGGCGGATATCGTCAGCATGGCATATCCCAGGCCTCGGAGGGCCAAGTCCAGGAATCATCCGGCGACGAAGACGTTTCAGGCTCTGCGCATTGCCGTCAACCGGGAGCTGGAAGACCTGCAGGCCGTTATGGACAGTATCCCGGATATCCTGGCTCCAGGAGGCAGGGCCGTGGTGATTACGTTTCATTCCCTGGAAGATGCAATCGTCAAGCATACATTCCGGCGCCAGGCCAAGGGGTGCGTATGTCCGATTGAGCAGCCGGTATGCACCTGCGAGCCGAGACCGCGGGTACGGGTACTGACCAAGAAGCCTCTGCTTCCCGCAGGGGAGGAGAGAGAGAGAAATCCCCGCAGCCGGAGCGCCAAGATGCGGGTGGCCGAAGCCCTGGGCTAG
- a CDS encoding penicillin-binding transpeptidase domain-containing protein yields the protein MAGRRHTKGTRSAPRDWSRARIIILGAVLVVAWSGLWARGFYLQLLRGPALSAQASSQHWGQESVAGQRGEIFDRNGELLAKSVRVKSVFARPSRIQDVQETASRLEEILGGRRSRWLTRLESKSSFVWLRRQISDQAAAEVDASGLPGIYLTEEQRRFYPQGHLAGQLLGFVGVDNRGLEGLELSFDAHLQGTKHTFVVQRDAAGNVLFAPGQFLGDWAGKDLRLTLDSQIQYAAEVALDRAVSKYNANSGMCLVADVDSGEVLAWAQAPLFNPNAYQVSDSRLWRNRLAMDEFEPGSTLKSMLVASALQHNVVTPQSIYFCENGKWAYKGRVVNDTHEYAWLPVSRIIRYSSNIGAGKIGLDLGKKQYHATLKDLGLGTRTGLPLPAENSGILRRPERWNQVDLVSASFGQGVAVTGLQLAQAYLCVCAHGQWRPLRLVVSPRQERPRPRKIFSTTTADQVLDMLRDVVQEDGTGTQARIKGFEVGGKTGTAQKASAKGGYGNTYVASFVGILPALDPEFLIVAVIDEPSPQHYGGVVAAPAVKAVSKELLVWSGLHDTGNARLQAGRTPEQTAPNIEFQADTTSSGPKLGNGDRVPDLCGVSLRRAVEFLAGQGIMPKIKGEGVVVSKQRPKPRSDMDQAKAQDWTLWLSDAIPTEEPS from the coding sequence GTGGCTGGAAGACGACATACGAAAGGTACCCGCTCGGCCCCCCGGGACTGGTCCAGGGCCCGGATCATCATCCTGGGTGCCGTCCTGGTTGTGGCCTGGAGCGGGTTGTGGGCCCGGGGATTCTATCTGCAGCTTCTGCGTGGTCCGGCCCTGTCTGCACAGGCCAGCTCTCAGCATTGGGGACAGGAGTCCGTGGCTGGACAGCGGGGGGAGATCTTTGACCGCAACGGGGAACTGCTGGCCAAGAGTGTGCGGGTCAAGTCGGTTTTCGCCCGGCCGAGCAGAATACAGGATGTTCAAGAAACAGCCAGCAGGCTGGAGGAGATACTGGGGGGCAGGCGGAGCAGGTGGCTGACCAGATTGGAGTCCAAATCCTCATTCGTCTGGCTTCGGCGTCAGATCTCAGATCAGGCGGCGGCCGAGGTGGATGCATCCGGTCTGCCCGGGATATATTTAACCGAGGAGCAGCGCAGGTTCTACCCTCAGGGACATCTGGCCGGGCAGCTCCTGGGCTTTGTGGGAGTCGACAACCGGGGGCTGGAGGGACTGGAGCTGTCCTTTGATGCCCATCTCCAGGGTACAAAGCATACCTTTGTGGTCCAGCGGGACGCTGCGGGCAATGTCCTCTTTGCCCCGGGGCAGTTTCTCGGGGATTGGGCCGGGAAGGATCTCCGCCTGACCCTGGATTCCCAGATCCAGTATGCGGCGGAAGTGGCCTTGGATCGGGCCGTGTCAAAATACAATGCAAACTCGGGCATGTGTCTGGTGGCGGATGTGGACAGCGGGGAGGTGTTGGCCTGGGCCCAGGCGCCCTTGTTCAACCCCAATGCCTATCAGGTTTCCGATTCCAGGCTGTGGCGGAACCGTCTGGCCATGGATGAGTTCGAGCCGGGTTCCACCCTGAAGTCCATGCTCGTAGCGTCCGCGTTGCAGCACAATGTGGTCACGCCCCAGTCCATTTACTTTTGCGAAAACGGAAAATGGGCCTACAAAGGGCGGGTGGTCAACGATACCCATGAGTACGCCTGGCTGCCGGTTTCCCGGATTATCCGCTACTCCAGCAATATAGGGGCGGGAAAGATCGGTTTGGACCTGGGAAAGAAGCAGTACCATGCGACCTTGAAGGACCTTGGGCTGGGGACGCGGACCGGACTGCCCCTGCCGGCTGAGAATTCGGGGATTCTCAGGCGGCCGGAACGGTGGAATCAGGTCGATCTGGTCTCGGCCAGCTTTGGGCAGGGAGTGGCGGTGACCGGACTGCAATTGGCCCAGGCCTATCTGTGTGTGTGCGCCCACGGACAATGGCGGCCCCTGCGCCTGGTCGTATCCCCGCGGCAGGAACGCCCCCGGCCCAGGAAGATCTTTTCCACCACCACTGCCGACCAGGTATTGGACATGCTGCGTGACGTGGTCCAGGAAGACGGAACCGGCACCCAGGCCCGAATCAAGGGGTTTGAAGTGGGCGGAAAGACGGGAACGGCGCAAAAGGCCAGTGCCAAGGGCGGATACGGGAATACCTACGTCGCCTCCTTTGTCGGAATATTGCCGGCCTTGGATCCGGAATTCCTGATTGTGGCCGTCATTGACGAACCATCTCCTCAGCACTACGGGGGGGTGGTTGCCGCCCCCGCGGTCAAGGCAGTGAGCAAGGAGCTTTTGGTCTGGTCCGGGCTGCACGATACTGGCAACGCGCGCCTCCAGGCCGGCAGGACCCCGGAGCAGACAGCTCCAAACATCGAGTTTCAGGCCGACACAACGTCCTCTGGACCGAAGCTTGGGAACGGAGACAGGGTCCCGGATCTGTGCGGGGTGTCCCTGCGCCGGGCTGTGGAGTTTCTGGCCGGGCAGGGAATCATGCCCAAGATCAAGGGGGAAGGAGTGGTGGTCAGTAAACAGAGGCCGAAACCCCGGAGCGATATGGACCAGGCGAAAGCCCAGGACTGGACCCTGTGGCTGTCGGATGCAATCCCGACTGAGGAGCCGAGCTGA
- a CDS encoding UDP-N-acetylmuramoyl-L-alanyl-D-glutamate--2,6-diaminopimelate ligase, with amino-acid sequence MPGWEQLVAHVRHGAEVRTHSGRVQSGDVFVALPGTRTDGASYIPHAVEKGAAWVVHSRQIRSQSTPGVCFLAHPDVSAALGRLARVRYGTDKLRPFLIGITGTNGKTTVSYMVEHLVHRAGKSCGVLGTINYRWQDVEREASLTTPGCLELHAMVAQMAEDGVDVACMEVSSHALDQERTAGLEFDLTVFTNLTQDHLDYHQDMEAYFQSKSKLFSPFSCASVLNFDNPWGRRLAEVAAAGCGFSLTGDQVPGWPCLRGRIQHMDRTGQVLEMEDPRIGTWTLRSELAGRHNASNLLAAQAVGLELGLGADHLKALEDFSGPPGRLQRIEGPRGQHVFVDYAHTPDALVNVLSALKELDFDRLFVVFGCGGDRDPGKRPLMGEAVARFADVAVLTSDNPRHEDPEQIMQAVLPGLAGCPRVVSEPDRRKAIQWALRTIGPRDALLIAGKGHECTQQIGDRKIPFRDEQVVVEYWT; translated from the coding sequence ATGCCCGGATGGGAACAGCTTGTGGCCCATGTTCGGCACGGGGCAGAGGTGAGGACCCATTCCGGGCGGGTCCAAAGCGGGGATGTCTTTGTGGCTCTGCCGGGGACCCGCACGGATGGAGCAAGCTATATTCCGCATGCGGTGGAAAAGGGAGCAGCCTGGGTGGTCCACTCCAGGCAGATACGTTCCCAGTCCACCCCCGGGGTTTGCTTTCTGGCCCACCCTGATGTAAGCGCCGCCTTGGGCCGGCTGGCGAGGGTCAGATACGGCACAGATAAGCTCAGGCCTTTTTTGATCGGGATTACCGGGACCAACGGCAAGACCACGGTCAGCTATATGGTGGAACACCTGGTCCACAGGGCGGGAAAGTCCTGCGGGGTGCTGGGAACCATCAACTATCGATGGCAGGACGTTGAACGGGAGGCGAGCCTGACCACTCCCGGCTGTCTGGAGCTGCATGCCATGGTGGCTCAAATGGCCGAGGATGGAGTGGATGTGGCCTGTATGGAGGTCTCATCTCATGCCTTGGACCAGGAGCGCACGGCCGGATTGGAGTTTGACCTGACCGTGTTCACGAATTTAACCCAGGACCATCTGGACTACCATCAGGACATGGAGGCCTATTTTCAGAGCAAGTCCAAGCTGTTTTCCCCTTTCTCCTGTGCCTCGGTCCTCAACTTCGACAATCCCTGGGGACGGCGCCTGGCCGAGGTGGCCGCCGCGGGATGCGGATTTTCTTTGACCGGGGATCAGGTCCCCGGCTGGCCCTGTCTTCGGGGTCGGATACAGCATATGGACCGGACCGGACAAGTCCTGGAGATGGAGGATCCCAGGATCGGGACCTGGACCCTGCGTTCCGAGCTGGCGGGCAGGCACAATGCGTCGAATCTGCTGGCTGCCCAAGCCGTCGGCCTGGAGCTGGGTCTCGGAGCGGACCATCTGAAGGCCCTGGAAGATTTTTCCGGCCCTCCCGGGCGCCTGCAACGGATCGAGGGGCCAAGAGGGCAGCACGTGTTTGTGGATTATGCCCATACCCCGGATGCCCTGGTCAATGTCCTGTCCGCCCTGAAGGAGCTTGATTTTGATCGCTTGTTTGTGGTGTTCGGATGCGGCGGAGACCGGGATCCGGGCAAGCGTCCCTTGATGGGGGAGGCAGTGGCCAGATTTGCCGATGTGGCTGTGCTTACCTCGGACAATCCCCGGCATGAGGATCCTGAACAGATTATGCAGGCTGTGCTGCCCGGCTTGGCCGGGTGCCCGAGGGTTGTGAGCGAACCGGATCGGCGCAAGGCCATCCAGTGGGCCCTGAGGACCATTGGGCCCAGAGATGCTCTGCTCATCGCCGGGAAAGGGCACGAGTGCACACAGCAGATCGGGGACCGCAAGATCCCGTTTCGGGACGAGCAGGTGGTGGTGGAATACTGGACCTAA
- a CDS encoding UDP-N-acetylmuramoyl-tripeptide--D-alanyl-D-alanine ligase, which produces MKLSLTQIGQAMKAVGDYENAQDVTAASVQTDSRLVQPGDLFVCIQGERFDGHNFAREAVHKGALAVVVERPLLDVSSDVPMLLVQDSIQALADLAGYWRSQFQGRVVAVTGSAGKTTVKELIAAVLAQNAEVGRNYKNWNNRLGVALSILSMHGREDYWVLEAGVSETGEMEDLAAVLAPDLAVMINVGPAHLQGLHSVQGVAREKARLVDAVPSGGAVVASRDYPELLQALPEDREVVLRTFSTRPDAGGDCCVLSPVDAEGGSLRIKAGDTEIVLGLSRDRSWVAENILAAVCATRYLGCSGEEIQAGLDQTRLPEHRGDAVRCGQVTILDDCYNANPLSMRWALDWARKTAGTEPLVLILGEMKELGEQSEALHEELGHQAAETKPRGVLYFGGQERAFRRGFERAGGSVMLTVQGERDFGAQWRRLGVQSGVVLVKGSRGCALERFVQRLQQELGAA; this is translated from the coding sequence ATGAAGCTCAGCCTTACCCAGATAGGTCAGGCCATGAAGGCGGTTGGGGATTATGAGAACGCCCAGGACGTGACGGCCGCCAGCGTGCAGACCGACAGCCGCCTAGTGCAGCCCGGGGATCTTTTTGTCTGCATCCAGGGAGAGCGCTTCGACGGGCACAACTTCGCCCGGGAGGCAGTGCACAAAGGGGCCCTGGCCGTGGTTGTGGAACGGCCGCTCCTGGATGTGTCCTCAGACGTGCCCATGCTTTTGGTTCAGGATTCGATTCAGGCCCTGGCCGATCTGGCCGGGTACTGGAGGAGCCAGTTTCAGGGGCGGGTAGTGGCTGTGACCGGTTCAGCCGGGAAGACCACGGTCAAGGAGCTCATAGCTGCGGTTCTGGCCCAGAATGCCGAAGTGGGCAGAAACTACAAAAACTGGAACAACCGGCTGGGAGTGGCCCTGTCTATCTTATCCATGCACGGCAGAGAGGACTATTGGGTCCTGGAGGCCGGAGTGAGCGAGACAGGGGAGATGGAAGACCTGGCCGCTGTGTTGGCCCCGGATCTGGCGGTGATGATCAATGTCGGACCTGCCCATCTGCAGGGTCTGCATTCGGTTCAGGGAGTGGCCCGGGAAAAGGCCCGTCTGGTTGATGCCGTTCCCTCCGGAGGGGCGGTTGTGGCCAGCCGGGATTATCCGGAGCTGCTCCAGGCCCTTCCGGAGGACAGAGAGGTTGTGCTGCGCACCTTCTCCACCCGGCCCGATGCCGGCGGGGATTGCTGTGTGCTCAGCCCGGTCGATGCCGAAGGGGGCAGCCTACGCATCAAGGCGGGAGACACGGAGATTGTGCTGGGGCTGTCCAGGGACAGGTCCTGGGTTGCGGAGAACATCCTGGCTGCGGTCTGCGCCACCCGGTATCTGGGATGCTCAGGGGAGGAGATCCAAGCCGGGCTGGATCAGACCCGCCTTCCTGAACACCGGGGAGACGCAGTCCGCTGCGGACAGGTGACCATTCTGGACGACTGCTACAACGCCAACCCCCTCTCCATGCGCTGGGCCCTGGACTGGGCCCGAAAAACAGCGGGTACCGAACCGCTGGTTCTGATCCTGGGAGAGATGAAAGAGCTCGGGGAGCAGTCCGAAGCGCTGCACGAAGAATTGGGACACCAGGCCGCCGAAACCAAGCCCAGAGGGGTTCTGTATTTCGGAGGGCAGGAGCGGGCCTTTCGCCGGGGCTTTGAACGGGCCGGGGGTTCGGTCATGCTCACTGTGCAAGGGGAACGTGATTTTGGGGCCCAGTGGCGAAGGCTGGGGGTCCAAAGCGGAGTTGTCCTGGTCAAGGGCTCCCGCGGGTGCGCCCTGGAACGCTTTGTACAACGTCTGCAGCAGGAACTTGGGGCAGCATGA
- the mraY gene encoding phospho-N-acetylmuramoyl-pentapeptide-transferase: protein MIYHLLYPLSEHFGLFNVFRYITFRSIYALLTALILTIIIGPRFIHWLQRIKCGQYIQEDGPENHQRKAGTPTMGGLLIAFSLLSSVLLWGNLTNVYLWLTIFVFAGFGCIGFVDDYLKVVRKQNKGLSPRQKFGWQFLVAAAAIGVLIVLPGYSSSLYIPFIKWVQPNLGWFYLLFALVVIVGSSNAVNLTDGLDGLAIGPTIVVGGCLLLFVYVAGHVEIAKYLQVAYVPGVGEVTVFCGALVGAGLGFLWFNAYPAQVFMGDVGSLSLGASIGFIAILCKQELVLLVVGGLFVVETLSVIIQVGYFKFSGGKRFFRMAPLHHHFELTGIPESKIIVRFWILSILLAMLALSTLKLR, encoded by the coding sequence ATGATCTATCACCTCCTCTATCCGCTTAGTGAGCACTTTGGACTATTCAACGTCTTTCGGTATATCACCTTCCGGTCCATCTATGCCCTGCTGACAGCCCTGATTCTGACCATCATCATCGGCCCTCGGTTCATTCATTGGCTGCAGCGCATAAAATGCGGGCAGTACATTCAGGAGGACGGACCGGAGAATCACCAGCGCAAGGCAGGGACCCCGACCATGGGCGGCCTGCTCATTGCCTTTTCCCTGTTGAGCAGCGTTCTGCTGTGGGGGAATCTGACCAATGTCTATCTCTGGCTCACGATTTTTGTCTTCGCCGGGTTTGGATGTATCGGATTTGTGGACGACTACCTGAAAGTGGTCCGCAAGCAGAACAAGGGGTTGAGCCCCAGGCAAAAGTTCGGATGGCAATTTCTTGTGGCGGCGGCGGCCATAGGCGTCTTGATTGTGCTCCCGGGATATTCCAGTTCGTTGTATATCCCCTTCATCAAGTGGGTGCAGCCGAACTTGGGCTGGTTCTATCTGCTGTTTGCCCTGGTGGTGATCGTCGGGTCCTCCAATGCGGTGAATTTAACGGACGGATTGGACGGGCTGGCCATTGGGCCGACCATTGTGGTCGGGGGATGTCTGCTTCTTTTCGTCTATGTGGCAGGGCACGTGGAGATAGCCAAGTACCTACAGGTGGCGTATGTTCCGGGAGTGGGGGAGGTAACCGTTTTCTGCGGCGCCCTGGTGGGTGCAGGGCTTGGTTTTTTATGGTTCAACGCCTATCCGGCTCAGGTGTTTATGGGCGATGTGGGCAGTCTGAGCCTGGGGGCCTCCATCGGATTCATTGCTATTTTATGCAAGCAGGAACTGGTTCTGCTGGTGGTCGGCGGGCTTTTTGTGGTCGAGACCCTGTCAGTGATCATTCAGGTCGGCTATTTCAAGTTCTCGGGCGGAAAGCGGTTTTTCCGCATGGCTCCCCTCCATCATCACTTTGAGCTGACCGGGATTCCGGAGTCCAAGATCATCGTCCGCTTCTGGATCCTGTCTATTCTCCTGGCCATGCTGGCCTTAAGCACATTGAAGCTGCGGTAA
- the murD gene encoding UDP-N-acetylmuramoyl-L-alanine--D-glutamate ligase — MGCACQGPNPRTPAEIAGRRVTVVGAGRSGRAAAALAARAGAEVTLAEAHPGAVSEAQHRDLTAQGIELSVGPHTSDDFAGAQVVVLSPGIAQKNIAPFLPHRGRVQVISELELALAWVREPIIAVTGTNGKTTTVSLIDHILRCSGVECFTGGNIGTPLSEYVLSGRDKDVVVLEVSSFQLQHTWSLQPRVAVWLNFSVNHLDHHQDLEEYRRAKRSLFAGQGPGDTALIHASLWPEVQDGELTQAETVIFDREHGFELPQLPGAHNSANMEAAYLACARWGVSAQAARQGMQSYEPHPHRLQQAGEKNGVLFVNDSKATTVHAMQAALCSLDRPIHLLAGGRYKGGDLQEVVDLLRQRVRSVTLFGESREIFTQAWGGVVPMDWRPTLEEAVAHAAGLARSGEVVLLSPGTASFDLFPGYAARGEAFVRAVTELTGGGQ, encoded by the coding sequence ATGGGATGCGCATGCCAGGGTCCAAATCCGCGCACTCCTGCGGAGATCGCAGGGCGCCGGGTAACCGTGGTCGGGGCCGGTCGTTCCGGCCGGGCGGCGGCTGCTCTGGCCGCCCGGGCCGGGGCGGAGGTCACCCTTGCGGAGGCGCATCCAGGCGCTGTGTCCGAGGCTCAGCATCGGGACCTGACAGCCCAGGGCATTGAGCTCTCTGTCGGCCCGCATACAAGTGACGATTTCGCCGGGGCCCAGGTGGTGGTCCTCAGCCCGGGGATCGCACAGAAGAACATCGCTCCCTTTCTCCCTCACAGGGGCAGGGTGCAGGTCATATCCGAGCTGGAGCTTGCCCTGGCCTGGGTCCGGGAGCCGATTATCGCTGTGACCGGGACCAATGGCAAGACAACCACAGTAAGCTTAATCGATCATATCCTGCGCTGTTCCGGGGTGGAGTGCTTTACCGGCGGAAATATCGGAACGCCCCTGTCCGAGTATGTCCTCTCCGGCCGGGACAAGGATGTGGTGGTCCTGGAGGTGAGCAGCTTTCAGCTCCAGCACACCTGGTCTCTCCAGCCCAGAGTTGCGGTATGGTTGAACTTTTCAGTCAATCATCTGGATCACCACCAGGACCTGGAGGAGTACCGGCGGGCGAAGCGGTCCCTGTTCGCCGGGCAAGGGCCCGGGGATACGGCCCTGATCCACGCCTCCCTGTGGCCCGAGGTCCAGGACGGTGAATTGACCCAAGCCGAGACAGTGATCTTTGACCGGGAGCACGGCTTTGAGCTGCCGCAGCTTCCAGGGGCCCACAACAGCGCGAACATGGAGGCGGCCTATCTGGCCTGTGCCCGGTGGGGAGTCTCCGCCCAAGCCGCCAGACAAGGAATGCAGAGCTATGAGCCGCATCCCCACCGCCTGCAGCAGGCCGGGGAAAAAAACGGGGTGCTCTTTGTCAACGATTCCAAGGCGACCACCGTGCACGCCATGCAGGCGGCCCTGTGCAGCTTGGACAGGCCGATCCATCTCTTGGCCGGCGGGCGGTACAAAGGCGGCGATCTGCAGGAGGTGGTGGATCTGCTCCGTCAGCGGGTGCGCAGCGTCACTTTGTTCGGGGAAAGCCGGGAGATCTTCACCCAGGCCTGGGGGGGCGTGGTACCCATGGATTGGAGGCCGACCCTGGAAGAGGCTGTGGCTCACGCGGCAGGGCTGGCCCGGTCCGGCGAGGTGGTCCTGCTCTCTCCGGGAACGGCCAGCTTTGATCTGTTCCCCGGATACGCCGCCCGGGGAGAGGCCTTTGTCCGGGCGGTGACGGAGCTGACCGGCGGCGGGCAGTGA